The Leishmania mexicana MHOM/GT/2001/U1103 complete genome, chromosome 25 genome contains the following window.
GGTGGCGACGATCCGGTGCTTGTGCACTGCCCCTGACTAGCATCCGTGCTCGGGGTGATGAAGAGCTCTATCACGTACGTTTTGCCCGGCTGCCTCGCATCGCTTCCGCCGCTGGTCTTCTCGGCCGTGTCCAGCGCTGAGCGAGGGAAATCTCGTTGCCACCGCACGAACTGCTCCAGCATCGGCACTGTCGCTAGAGTACGGTTCGAGTGCAGGTGCACCACATGCAGCGGCTCCGCACTCGCCACGTAGAGCGAGTCGTCGAGAGAGGAGTTCAGGAAAGCATAGGCCGGTGTCATGCCGACCCCCGCCGTCAGCCAGAGCACCCTGCCGCCCACTCTGCGAATCGTGTCATGATGGTGGGCGAAGGTGaaggtgccgccgacgcgaGCTATGGGCAACGGCACGCTCAGCGAACGCTCATGCAGCcatgcgctgccgctcgtcTGCGTGTCGGTGCCGGCGGCCTTCACGATGATGCTGAAGAGGCTGCCGTTGTGATTCATGTCACAGATGGTCCAGCGGCGTCGCATCGGTTCCCCTGCTGTGGCTacggaggcggaagaggaggcgagaaGATGCACAgcgtggccgccgtcgtcatcaGCTGGACGTCTCTCCTTGATTGGGAGCTCGAGCTCCACGTATTCACCAAGCTCCGCATGCCGGAGCAGGGGACCCGTATGGTGGACGAAGTCGAACCGCCGCACTTGGGGGCAGACGTCTGTGATGGCAACACAGGAGACCATAAGGCGCGTTGTCgggctcctgcagctgctgccgggGGATGTGATCTCGTGTGGCCGCGTCTTCTGTGCGTTGTCGAGCAAGTtggcgcctccgctgccggtgttgccgccagctgcagccaGCGAGCCCATGTGCTGAAAGACTTGGCCGCTGCGCAGTTCGACGCCGACATGGCTGTGAATGCCTGGCACACGCAGGCCTCGGCCTCCACTGTCGACCGGCAGGCTCATGGGCCTCTCTCGGTTCGCCAGCTCCATCGAAGCATACGTGTCGCTCTCCAGTGTGGGGCCGCTAAGGTCCACCACCACGTAAACATCCGCAGCCTCGTCCACCTCGACCCTGTGGACACGCTGCTTGCAGCCCTTGGATCGGACCGCGTGTCTTGGCTTCCCTCCATCCGGGTCCAACTCGACGCCCAAGTATAGTCCCTCGCCGGTGTCCAGCGCGATCTTATAACTGTGCCACGGGCATACAATGCATGGGTGCCCGCCCATCTCTTCGATGTCcccaagcagcagcggcccgcCATGGTGGTAGCAGGCGTTGTCGATTGCGTAGAGCTCATTACGATAGCACACGACGGCGATGTtgcgtgtgccgcagcggacAAGCTGACGGGAGCCGTTTGTGAAGTGCAAGCGCTTGCCCACATACACTCGATCGGGCGTAGAACTTGCAGACATTACAGTGCCGAATAACGGcaggagtgtgtgtgtgtgtgcaagggGCAGTGGAAaggtgagggagggcggCAGGGGACTTCCGAGGTAacagaggaggtggagggtaTGCCGACAGTCGCACACACGGGATGTGTGCGAGgtgggcagagagggggagaggcgacgcgcaggcacacgcacacgtgacGTGATAAgcaaaagaggaggagggaagagagactAAAAGCCGTGGTGACACGCGGAGGCGCCGTTGTGCGGGCGCTTGGCCGAGTGAGTGGGCGTGTGGATAAGTATAGGCGCGTCTTACCGACGACTCGGAGAGAAGGCGGGGGGAGCGGGGGGAAGCAAGGACGGAGAAGAATTCGAAGGACAAGAGGCATCCGCACTGTGACCACGGCGGGTCCTGGGGGTAGGCGGAGGGTAGCCGTCACCCTGGAACCCACAACCGCGCTGATAGCTCTATCAAGGTATGCCGCtgcggagaaggggagggaggggaccgTGGCAGCTGTCGTGAAGGGTGCCGCGCGCGCTCACAAACACTTAGCcacagaggaggaagagagctAGTTGGCTTCCAtcttcgtgtgcgtgcacttGCGAGCGGCACGACTCTATACCCCTCCCTGCTCGTCGCTTGTCGCTCCCTCTGTGTGGTTGCTTTTATACACGGCAAGCAAGGCATTTCTTATCCCTCTATGCGGAGCTGCGTGTACGGATGCGTGTGCCACCGCTTCCCTCGGTGGTTGAAGAGGGGCGGTGCCGGTGACACAGACAGACCAAAgtgaaagaggaggaggtaggAGGGCTGGTGGAGCTtgagcagcagagagaggcgcgcgccgaTGTGCGAGAGAGTCGAAGCGGTGCAGACTGTCTTCTCGTtgcctttcctctctctatcAGCTCCGCCGCACGTATTGCAGCGAGCAGATGCGGCCGACTAGCGATGCTTCCGCTCTATCGCTCTGCATCTACCTCACACACGGCTTCCATGTAAGTGTGTGCAGGTGTAGACCACTCCCGCGTTCAGTCGCCGCGAAGGAAACGGCTGCGCCGTCTGTCACAGCTGCAGGCGAGTATGCGTGCACGGAGACGGGCGATctaccaccacctcctcccccttcgcccCTTCCCTCGCCGTTGCTTCATTGCTTCATGACTGCCGCGGCTCTGCACATTACTCGAAATCTCCGCCACAACTGGagacacccacccacccacacacacacacacgtacaggCACAGAATGGCGCCATTACGCCCACCCCTCTCACCATCACTGCCAGCGTTTCTGTCGCTCAACAAGCGCGCCAGAAAGCGGAGAGGACGtgcgggaggggagagagggtaGAAAACACACAAGGAGAGAACGGAAGAGGAGCAGAGGGCCGTAGCGCTCTCATGCGCCCTTCAAGGAGAACTTCTGCTTCTCGGCATTCTCCACCACGCGCTCGCGGTAGAGGCCCTTGCGCCGCTGAATACGCTCCAAGAGCTGCTCCGCGATGTTTTTGGTCGCCACCTCGGCACCGTGCTCTTCGAATTCTTCCTTCGTTGTGGGCACAAAGTACGGATCGGCGTCGATGACCTCCCAGTGACTCATCTGCAGCTGTGCCGTTGAGGCGCCTTGCGTCTGTACGCGCAGCTCGTCCTGCAAGCCGAACGCCTCAACCGCCGGCAGCCAGCAGCGGATGTAGAAGAGGTCGCTGCCCTCGTTCGGCACCTCCTCGACAATCTcagagcggcggcggctcagcGAGGCGTAGATCTTCCCCTGGGTAAAGCCAGAGGAGTACACGGTGCACTCGTACACGGGCTCGACAAGACGGCGAGGGTGCAACTTCATcgcagcgcggcacgccTCCCGAACGCTGGGCAGCACCATGCCGCCGGAGATGTCCGAGTCTGCGTCCACAAAGATGTTCGTCAATACAAAAGCCACCCCGTACAAGGGCTCCTGCGCCATCGGCCCGCTCTCGCAGGCGGCCTGGAAGCCTGCCACGATGGACTCCTTCCAGTCCTGCAGCGTCGTCCAGCATGCCACTGGATCCGCAGTGCCGTCGAAGttggcgagcagcaccgctccAAGGAAGCCGAGCCGAGACGGCCCGCTGGCGATGACGCCATTCTTGACATCAGCAGAAAAACGCTTGTGCTCTGCCAGGGCGGCCACTGCCTGCCGCAGAAACTGCGGGTTATTGCCGCTGTTCTTTCCGTCCTCCTTAATcagctcgagcacctccgtcggcagcggccgcgcttGGAGGGTGATGTAGAAGGCGCCGTCCATGAGCGACGCGGTGTGCGGCTTCGGCTTGGCGCCCAGGTTGCTCACGATGGTCTCGCGAAAGGACACGAGCGGCTCCGAGGCGACCACCTCCACCTGGGCAAACGTGTCGATGAGGTCCTTGAGACAGCGCTCTGCGTGAACTTCGCCGGCTGTGCCGATCACGTGCTCACCGGTTGGCAGCATGCTCACCTCGACCTGCGGGTCCACTTTGTAGAGCAGTCGCAGGccccgctccagctcctgcaagTTCCTCGGGTCCTTCGGGAAGACGGAGAGCCGCACTATCGAGGtgctctgcagcaccagTGGCTTGAAGGGCGGCATGCTAGGCACGCTGCTGATGGTGGCGTACTTGGTGATGCACGGGGTGAGACCGCCAACACCGCAGAGAAAGCCAGCGCTCACCTCCGACGTCTCCTCAAGACCGGTGCCGCGGAATAGATAGACGCTGCCTAccgtcgcctccaccaccgcgccaTCGCTGTGCACATAAACTGGTTGTCCGGCGCGCAGACGCCCGCTGTAGACCCGCCCGAACCCAATAAAGGCGCCATCGTGGTTCTCCACGGAGCCGACGACGCGACCGACGAGGTATTGCGTGTCGATCAGCTTGCAGATGTACACAATACACGGTGCCTCTGAGGACTGGTCGCAGTTCATGAGCGCCTCCTTTAGTTCCGCGGGAGTGTCGGCCTCAAAGCCCGGAACGAGAGAaggcaggcggcgccgctgtaAGGTGACCGGGGAGTCAAGCCGGGTGCACACCGTGTCGAGCACACagggggcgagaggcatCCATATCGAGAGCAGCGCCTTCAGCTTGCCGCGCGGGTCGCGGCGCGGGTTGCTCCACTTGCTCTCAGCAATCTTCAGCTTCTCGGACAactgcctctgccgctcctcACTGGCGTTTCTACCGAGAAATGCGTCGTAGAGCTGCCAGATGGGTTCCAGAATGAGCTGCACAGCCAAGGGCAGTTGCCCCGCTTTCTTCGGCTTTGGACTCACGGTCTTGCTCTTGGGGTCAAAGTAGTGCTCCCCCCAGAGGGCCTCGGCGAGGttgtgcagcggcaccttGTCCTTGTACAGCCTCACGAAGAAGTCCACGCCAACGGC
Protein-coding sequences here:
- a CDS encoding elongation factor 2-like protein, producing MSIRIADVVQKLSEKPENIRNFCMVAHVDHGKTTLSDYLVASNGILSPQLAGEVRLLDSRPDEQERCITMKASSIALHHAYAGKSHVLNLVDSPGHIDFSCEVSTAMRLCDGAVVIVDVVDGVTQQTASILRHTYQEGLSMCLVLNKIDLLVTTQQNTAEEAYLRLRSIIEICNAILASYANQMKIQELDQDMKREDPSDDVWFDPSKGNVLFCSCYDGWAVGVDFFVRLYKDKVPLHNLAEALWGEHYFDPKSKTVSPKPKKAGQLPLAVQLILEPIWQLYDAFLGRNASEERQRQLSEKLKIAESKWSNPRRDPRGKLKALLSIWMPLAPCVLDTVCTRLDSPVTLQRRRLPSLVPGFEADTPAELKEALMNCDQSSEAPCIVYICKLIDTQYLVGRVVGSVENHDGAFIGFGRVYSGRLRAGQPVYVHSDGAVVEATVGSVYLFRGTGLEETSEVSAGFLCGVGGLTPCITKYATISSVPSMPPFKPLVLQSTSIVRLSVFPKDPRNLQELERGLRLLYKVDPQVEVSMLPTGEHVIGTAGEVHAERCLKDLIDTFAQVEVVASEPLVSFRETIVSNLGAKPKPHTASLMDGAFYITLQARPLPTEVLELIKEDGKNSGNNPQFLRQAVAALAEHKRFSADVKNGVIASGPSRLGFLGAVLLANFDGTADPVACWTTLQDWKESIVAGFQAACESGPMAQEPLYGVAFVLTNIFVDADSDISGGMVLPSVREACRAAMKLHPRRLVEPVYECTVYSSGFTQGKIYASLSRRRSEIVEEVPNEGSDLFYIRCWLPAVEAFGLQDELRVQTQGASTAQLQMSHWEVIDADPYFVPTTKEEFEEHGAEVATKNIAEQLLERIQRRKGLYRERVVENAEKQKFSLKGA